Below is a genomic region from Pseudomonadota bacterium.
AACAGTGGCAGATATAACAGGCAGACAGCACCATGAAAAAAATTAAGGTAAACGATCAGGTTGAAGTCATTGCAGGCAAGGACAAGGGACTGGTCGGGAAGGTGATTGGTTCATTCCATGATAAGGGAAGAGTCATTGTTGAGAAAGTCAACATGATCAAGAGACATACCAAGCCAAGCCAGGCCAATCAGCAGGGCGGTATAATTGAGAAAGAAGCTGCGATCCACGTATCGAATGTGATGCTGGTTTGTCCCAAATGTTCCAAGCCGGCAAGGGTGGGAGCCAAGGTTCTGGATGACGGGATGAAGGTCCGGGTTTGCAAGAAATGCGGAGAATCAGTTGAAGCTAAAGCCTAAAGCTAAGTTGAGCAGCATGGCTGCTCGTACGAAACTTATGCCCGAAGGGTGAAATAAGGTTTTTGGAGATAAGAAATGGCTGCTTTAAAAAATCATTATATTGAGAACTGCGTACCGCAGCTCATGGAAAAATTCGGGTATAAAAGCATCATGCAGGTACCGAAGCTTACCCAGATTGTTCTGAATATGGGGCTTGGTGAAGCTGTTCAGAATCCGAAAATCATGGAGGGTGCCGTTAACGAGCTGACCATGATTGCCGGGCAGAAAGCGGTAGTGACCAAGGCCAAGAAATCCATCGCGACATTCAAGCTGCGCGAAGGCATGCCGATCGGCTGCCGGGTGACCTTGCGCGGTGACAAAATGTGGGATTTTCTGAGCAAGCTGATCAACGTTGCTCTTCCCAGGGTCAGGGACTTCCGCGGGATTTCCGCCAAATCTTTTGACGGGAACGGCAACTATGCCATGGGCATCAAGGAACACATCATCTTCCCGGAGATTGATTACGACAAGATTGACAAAATTAAGGGGTTGAATATCGTCATTGGCACCACTGCACCAAGCGATGATGAAGGGCGATTCCTGTTAAAGGCATTAGGCGTGCCTTTCAGAAAATAACAAGGAGGGAAGAGGTTGGCTAAGAAATCTTTAATCGCTAAAAGTCAGCGTGCGCCCAAGTTTAAAGTCAGGGCTTATAATAGGTGTCCGCTCTGTGGCAGGTCACGAGCATTTATCAGAAAATTCGGTGTATGCCGGATCTGCTTCCGGTCACTGGCTTCACATGGGCAGGTAACCGGTGTTACCAAGTCCAGCTGGTAGAAACGTAGGTGTTTCAGCGAAGAAAAATTTGAGGAGCGAAGCTTTATGTCTATGAGTGATCCCCTGGCAGATATGCTCACCAGGGTAAGAAATGCATGCATGGTAAAGTTTGAAAGCGTTGAAATGCCTCTTTCCAACCTGAAGACCAGTGTGGCAAAGGTTTTGAAGGATGAAGGGTATATCAGTGACTATCATGTCCAGAAAGATGACAAACAGGGAGTTCTGCATATTGATCTTAAATATGGCCAGGGCAACCAGAAGGTCATCAGCGGATTGCGCCGGATCAGCAAACCCGGGTGTCGGGTGTATGTGAAGGCTGATGAGATTCCCAAAGTTATGAGCGGTCTGGGTATAGGGATTATATCCACTTCCAATGGATTGATGACCGATCACCAGGCCAGAAAGAACAGGGTGGGTGGCGAACTCCTCTGTGAAGTCTGGTAGAAGATTTTTAAGACCAAGATTTAGTGGAGATTATTCATGTCCAGGATTGGTAAGCAGCCTATTCCTATTCCCAAAGGAACCAAGATCGATCTGAAGGGAACACACGTTAAGGTGACGGGGCCGAAAGGTGCTCTGGAAAGGGACATCAGGCCTGAGATAGAAGTTGTTGAGGATGGTGCGCAACTTCTTGTTAAATGTAGAGACAACAGTAAGCGGACCAACGCTTTTTCGGGATTGACCCGCACTTTGATTCACAACATGGTTGTCGGGGTGGATCAGGGGTTCAAGAAGAAGCTGATCATCGAAGGTGTCGGGTATCGTGCTTCGGTGGCCGGCAAGGTCCTGACCTTGAACGTCGGGTATTCAAACCCGGTGGAGTTTGGTCTTCCGGATGGTGTTCAGGCATCGGTTGAAAAGTCGGATATTACTCTGGAATCTATCGACAAGGAGCTTCTCGGGCTTACCGCAGCAAGAATACGCAGTGTCAGAAAACCTGAGCCCTACAAGGGCAAAGGGATTCGTTATGAAGACGAGCGAATCGTGAGGAAGGTCGGTAAGTCTGCAGGAAAGTAATCTTACTGCAGGGTATTCGTAAGGTTAATGGCTTGGCGGTATCTGATACCGACAATTAATTCAAGACAAAACGCGGCAAGGCAAGAACAATGGCAAAAACAAATTCTAAAACAGTTGCCCGACAGAGTCGGATCAAAAGGGTTAGAAAAAAGATAGGTGGGACCGCAGAACGTCCGAGGCTGCGTGTATTCAAAAGCTCAAGGCATATCTATGCACAGCTTATTGATGACGTGACCGGTCGGACTCTGGCCGCCATGTCAACCCTTGACGGTACTGTAAAATCAGAAAGCGTTGAGAATAAAATCGAGGTTGCCCGCAAGGTTGGCATGATGCTAGCGGAAAAAGCCAAGCAGATCGGGGTCGAGAAAATTGTTTTCGATCGGGGCGGTTATATATATCACGGACGTGTGAAATCACTGTCCGATGGAGCACGCGAGGGCGGCCTGGTCTTCTGATCCGCAGAAGTAATCCGGTAAATTCAAGTACAGATTGGGGGTGAACCTTGTCTAACTTTAAAAAAGATAGCGTCGAAGACCAGTTGATTGAGAAGGTGGTCTTTATTAATCGTACTGCCAAAGTTGTGAAGGGTGGTCGGCGATTCAGTTTCAGCGCAATTTGTGTTGTTGGTGACGGCAATGGGCGTGTAGGACAGGGTCTTGGCAAAGCCAATCAGGTTCCTGAAGCGATCCGGAAAGGCATTGAAAGAGCCCGGAAAGACATGAAAAAAGTTGCCATTACTGAG
It encodes:
- the rplX gene encoding 50S ribosomal protein L24; this encodes MKKIKVNDQVEVIAGKDKGLVGKVIGSFHDKGRVIVEKVNMIKRHTKPSQANQQGGIIEKEAAIHVSNVMLVCPKCSKPARVGAKVLDDGMKVRVCKKCGESVEAKA
- the rplE gene encoding 50S ribosomal protein L5, whose translation is MAALKNHYIENCVPQLMEKFGYKSIMQVPKLTQIVLNMGLGEAVQNPKIMEGAVNELTMIAGQKAVVTKAKKSIATFKLREGMPIGCRVTLRGDKMWDFLSKLINVALPRVRDFRGISAKSFDGNGNYAMGIKEHIIFPEIDYDKIDKIKGLNIVIGTTAPSDDEGRFLLKALGVPFRK
- a CDS encoding type Z 30S ribosomal protein S14 — encoded protein: MAKKSLIAKSQRAPKFKVRAYNRCPLCGRSRAFIRKFGVCRICFRSLASHGQVTGVTKSSW
- the rpsH gene encoding 30S ribosomal protein S8; translated protein: MSMSDPLADMLTRVRNACMVKFESVEMPLSNLKTSVAKVLKDEGYISDYHVQKDDKQGVLHIDLKYGQGNQKVISGLRRISKPGCRVYVKADEIPKVMSGLGIGIISTSNGLMTDHQARKNRVGGELLCEVW
- the rplF gene encoding 50S ribosomal protein L6, whose product is MSRIGKQPIPIPKGTKIDLKGTHVKVTGPKGALERDIRPEIEVVEDGAQLLVKCRDNSKRTNAFSGLTRTLIHNMVVGVDQGFKKKLIIEGVGYRASVAGKVLTLNVGYSNPVEFGLPDGVQASVEKSDITLESIDKELLGLTAARIRSVRKPEPYKGKGIRYEDERIVRKVGKSAGK
- the rplR gene encoding 50S ribosomal protein L18, which encodes MAKTNSKTVARQSRIKRVRKKIGGTAERPRLRVFKSSRHIYAQLIDDVTGRTLAAMSTLDGTVKSESVENKIEVARKVGMMLAEKAKQIGVEKIVFDRGGYIYHGRVKSLSDGAREGGLVF